AACTATTCGGTCGCCGTTACAGTGCGCCTTTTGGGGTTTCGCCTATTGGACTTCAGGGATTGATGTGGCCGAATGCGCCAGAGATTCTTGCGAAAGCGGCTGCAAAAAATGATGTTCCTTATATTTTGAGTACTGTATCAACAAGTAGTATTGAACGTATTGCCGAGGTATCTGGTGGGAAAGCGTGGTTCCAGCTCTATCATCCGACAGAAAACAGGTTGCGCGATGATATTATTCAACGTCTACAGGCTGTTGAATGTCCCGTATTGGTAGTTTTGGTCGATGTTCCTGCTTTTGGACTTCGTTATCGCGAAATAAAAAGCGGATTGTCTATGCCGCCTAAAATGAGTATCGCCAATATCTTGCAAACTTTTGCCTGCCCGACTTGGGGGATAGAAACATTAAGACATGGAATTCCTTCTTTTGCAACATTGAAGCCTTATATGGAAAAAGGTCTTGATTTAGCTCAGCTGGGACAGTTTATGAATAGAACATTTACCGGTAAGGTAGATGTTGAGAAAATTAAAGCTATTCGGGATCTTTGGAAAGGGCCATTGGTGCTTAAAGGGATTGCCACCGACGAAGATATGCAGGCTTCTATCGCATTGGGCGTGGATGGAGTCATTGTCTCAAATCATGGTGGACGACAGCTCGACGCAAGTGAATCTTCGATCAATTCATTGATCCATTTGGCGAGCAACCCAGAATATAAAAATAAGATAAAAATCATGTTAGATGGTGGTATTCGATCGGGAGTTGACCTAGCCCGCGCCCATGCGGTTGGATCGGATTTCAATTTTATGGGAAGACCATTTATGTATGGCGTTGGCGCATTGGGCAATGAAGGTGGGGAACATACAATCAATATGTTCAAGACACATTTGTATCAGGTTATGAAGCAATTGAGTCTTTCAAAGATTGAAGATTTGCCGCAACGACTACAGGCTGTCCTGTAACCGTTGTAGCAGGTCGAGTTTTCGATCCAGCGTTGAGGGGGAATCAAGCCTTCCATAGAAAGAGAGCATGTCTCTTATGTTTGTATGAAGCAAATGTAGGAGACATGCTTTTTATTTTATAGTTTGACATAAAAGGCCGTTAGCTTTCACGTAATATGAAATTCTCGGATTAGATCATTGGCATGATTTCGCTTTTTCTCCTTTAAGTTCTATATACAGCAAACGGAAATCAGTCGGTGACCAAATTCGCTATTTGAACAGTGCTTGTTCAGTGCTTGTTCAGTGCTCGTTCAGTGCTTGCTCAGTGAAGACTGAATAAACAATGACTAATTACTGTCCAAATATTGATTAAAAATTGTCGTTTCATCTAATTTGGCATGAGTATTTTTCCTTGATAATGCTTATCTTTAATATCTATAACATAATCAGGTAATTATGGCAATCGTTAAAAATGGTGTTAATGGAACTGTTTCCGGTAAAGCAGGTTCTGTTGTGTTTGTATCGACTAAAACGGGAAATTATGTACGATCTCTCCCCCGCGTTAGGAGACGGGAGCCCACTCCTGAGCAACTGCTCAGTAGAAAACGCTTCAAAATGATGAGGTCGCATATTAGCCAATTAAAACCGATCATCAATATGGGTTATAAAGCGTACAGCTATCCTAAACGGGCTTACGATGTCGCGATGTCCTATAATTTGAACGACGCACTAATCCGGGAAGGAGACGGTTTTGTGGTTGATTGGCAGAAATTTATGATTGCCAAAGGAATTCCCAATCCCATCACTTCCTACACGCTGGATTTCGATCAAGAAAACCAAGTGCTTCAGGTTACCTGGGAATATGATGCCTATCTGGAAGCAAAGTTCAACACAGGAACTTACGATTCGTTCCTAGTCCTGTATAATGCAGCGGATAACGGGAACGGATATTCACTTGTGATGAACGATGTGAAAAACAGCTTAATGTTTGGTAAACAACATGTTGAAGTACCAAAACATGGGAGGGAAGTGAAGTATGAGGTGTATATCTTTTTTATCGAGAGTTACGGTGGAGGTAATACAGACAGTCTGCACTTGGGGACGATAACGATTTGAGTATACATAGTGCTGACACGATCGTGTATTATAAAATAGCGTAAAAAGGGGCAGTCCATATTTGGATAGCCCCTTTTTTTTGTGCGCTATTGTTACTGGTCTACCAGTCGATATTTCTATTGTCTGTTGAACCTACTTCCCATTGTTCGCTCACTTTACCGCTGTTGGCATCTTCTGGTCTGGCGTATGCCGAACCAGCGGCGATACCTTGTTCAAGTTCGATCGTGGCTACGCTAATTTGAGGGGCGATGTATGCTAATTTCTTTTCCATAATATCTTTTTTATCCTTGCTGAATCTCTATTGTTATGCTCAGCGTGTATTTAACTTTTAAGATTATTGATCTATTTATTGATCTATTTATTGACTATTGGTGACTACTGACAAGGGATTTTCTTCTTTCCAGCGCCTACACCTTTGATAATTGTACGTCCATCAACAAGTTGGGTCACTTTTACGGTGTTGCTTTGTGTTGCGCTCCACGGGAATGTGTTGAAGCTGTTGCCATTAACGAGTTTAAGTTCATATAGAGGACCGCCGGATGTTTTGCTACCAAACATGGTAACCTGGCCAGTTCTGCTGATGACAAGCTTGATCAATGGGGCTGCACTTGTACCTTTCATGTTGTAGACCTGATCGATTCTTTTACCAGTTTCAATATTGTTACCTGCGTATTTGCTTCCATCAACAAACTGGATGTTTTGAGCAGAAGAGGCACCCACTTCAAATTGAATTTCCTGTTTCGCCAATTTGACACCATTTACTTCCATGTTGAATGCATTGTCCAGTTCGGTAATGTCGAAAACAAAGCCATAGTCTGCCGCTGGAGCAGTGAAATTTCTATCGATTGTCGTTCCATTGGCATAGAATTTTCCATCTTTCATAATACCCGTTTTACCTCCCGATGTTGTTGCCGGATAACTCCAGTCCAAGCCATTGCTGGTTACATTTTGTGTGCAGGTTCTGAAGTTAAGTTTCAGATCGTATTTCTGTCCAGGATTGATCTTAACATTTGGAATGGTGATGTTTGTTTTAGTCTCATCATCCAGTGTTAGACTACCGAGCATCAGTGTTCCATTGCTGGTTGCCGGGTGGATCAATAAAGAGGGGTTACTGATCACAGTACGTAGGCCATTTCCTAAAGCCGGGAATTGCGTGGTCACGCCTGCGTTGTTCAAGCCATTGTAGGTTAGTGTTTGGTCTGAGAATTTCAAATTTGCACTACCATGACTAGGTTTTAATACGGCAGTCCCGATTTGAGTAATAGCTCCGGTCATACTTGGATCCATGGTCAATGTTGTGGTGATTTGACTAAACCGGTGTTTTAATACAACATTTAAGTTATTTACACCACTTTTTAACGTTAATGTGCCAGTGTAATACATCAAATCACCACTTATATTGTCTAGGCTGGCTGTGGACAGTGTGTTTTGATTGTTGACACCCGGTAATGCTGTGGTACTATTGATCGAATAGGCAATGAACGTGTAAGATTTTCCAGCGTCAAGAATGATACCTGCAGCAGTAGCTTCCTCACCATAGCTATAAATCTTTTCCGTTACGTAAGCGCCTTGGTTGTCATAGACAACAACTTTATATTTAACGTTTTTGTCCAATGGCTTCTCCTGTGTCTGAACAGCCGCTAGTTTGGGGTTGGACGAAGCGACGAGGCTTTTTGTAACCGCTGAATTGTTTGTTAGGATCACGTCGACAGATCCACCGTTTTCAAGCGGTACAGTCATTTCCTGTACATCAGATGCATCGATTGATGTGCGCGAAGCGTTTGCAGATGCTTGCTTTTGAACAGCATTGTTGTCCGCTTCAGTGTAAGCTTCTACACCTGAAAGATTGATTTTAACGATAGTTTCTCCTGTTAATGCGGTGTTTTCTCCACTTTTGTTACAGGAGTAGAGACTAAGTGCGAAAGCACTGCACCCCAGCATGAACAGGTTAGTCAGTCGGCGATGGGGGATTAGATTCATGTTAATTGACATTTTGTTTTGTTATTGATTTGTTGATTTCGTTGTTAATTTATTTGTCGTACCATCTTTGCAGGTATATGCCTGTTTCTGGTTAAAATGCGGTATACGATTGCTTTTTTTGTTGCTATTATTTTTTATCGATGCAATTATATAAATAGCATTTTACTTAATATGACCTATTTGTATTATCTTATTTTTCTTGTAGAGAAATATCTACAATGCAGTTGTTTGCTGCTTTAAAGCTGTTTAAACATGTTTTGTGCTGTTTTTCTGTTAATTACAATTCGTTTTATTTGAATAATATTATAATAATAGTTAATGTTTAGATTTACTAAATGTGCTATGTTGGATTGTGCGGTTTTTATGAGTTGAAGGTTGAAAAAAGTGATCCGTTGTGCGTAAAACTGCTTTGCTTTTTAGGAAGTATAGGAGTTCCTGCTGAAGAATAGATTTGTCGGATAAGCGGAGATTTTAATTTATTTTTTTAAATTTGTGTATTCATGAGGTTAATTGTTTTCATATTGATAGCATATATTATGGGACTTTCTTTTGTTCCCTGCAGTGATTCTAACAATCGCTGCGAGCAGACTGCTATGGAAAGACAATTAAATCAAACTCATAACCATAATGATGACGCGTCCGATGCTTGTTCGATTTTCTGCTATTGCAATTGTTGTAGTGGAAATATAACGGCTTATGTGTATCAATTTCCGCAAATAGATGGTGTCCCGGTTTCAATTTATTTTGATAATCGCAATCCTGTCCTCAATACAGCGATTGTTTCCAGTTATTTTGGGAGCATCTGGCAGCCGCCAAAGGTTAATGCTTAATTTTTCGTAAAAATTCTAGAAACAAATCTGATAGAGCATGCTATGCTGTTCTTTATTCAGCTTTGTGCTCGGAATACGCTTATTGTATGGTATTACGACAAAAGATGAGCTATTCTAACGAGCTATTATTTAAGCATTAACCACGTATAATTGTGTTAGATCATATTATAAAATTTAGCATTAAGAACAAGATCATTATCGGTTTAATGACCTTGTTGCTTATCATTTGGGGGGCATGGAGTGCAACGAAACTGCCAATCGATGCCGTTCCCGATATTACCAATAATCAAGTCCAGATCTTTACCTCTTGTCCAACGCTTGCCGGGCAGGAAGTGGAACAATTGGTTACTTTTCCAATTGAACAAAGTATTGCAACTGTACCCAAAATTGAGGAGATCAGGAGTATTTCGCGCTTTGGACTTTCTGTCATTACCGTTGTTTTTGACGATGATGTAGATATCTATTTTGCCCGTCAGCTGATTGGTGAGCGTTTAAAAGAAGCGGTGGATCAGATTCCACAAGGTATTGGTAAACCTGAGCTGGCTCCAGTGAGTACTGGACTGGGAGAAGTATATCAATATATTATCCATCCCAAAAAGGGAAGCGAAAAGAAATACAACGCAAAAGATTTGCGCACCATGCAAGATTGGATTGTTGCCCGTCAGCTCTATGGAACACCTGGGATTGCCGAGGTCAATAGCTTCGGTGGTGAGCTCAAACAATATGAAGTAGCTGTTGATCCGAATAGACTTAAGGCAATGAATATCACTATTCCAGAGCTATTTACTGCCCTGGAGAAAAACAATCAAAATACAGGTGGTGCCTATATTGATAAAAAACCGAATGCCTACTTTATCCGGGGAATTGGGCTGGCGACCTCCTTGGAAGATGTCAGAAATATTGCCATCCGAAAATCAGGGGCAATACCGATTTACGTAAAAGATGTTGCGGATGTACGTTTTGGTCATGCTGTGCGCTATGGTGCCTTGACATACAATGGTGAGGTCGATGCTGTGGGAGGCGTCGTCATGATGCTGAAGGGTGAAAACAGCAATGAGGTGGTCAACCGCGTGAAAGAAAAACTACCGACTATTCAAAAGTCGCTACCTGATGATGTGGTTATAGAGCCCTATTTGGACCGGACAGACCTCGTTGGGCGTGCGATAAGTACCGTTGAAAAAAATCTGATTGAAGGTGCCCTGATCGTCATTTTTGTCCTGGTCTTATTTCTTGGGAACTTGCGGGCAGGTCTTATCGTTGCTTCGGCAATTCCACTGGCGCTGCTGTTTGCACTTGGACTGATGAACGTCTTCGGCGTAAGCGCCAATTTAATGAGTTTGGGCGCGATAGATTTCGGTTTGATTGTGGACGGAGCCGTCATTGTGGTGGAAGCTACACTACACCATTTAGGCTTACGAAAGTCTACCGAGAAATTGACCCAGGCCGAAATGGACCATGAGGTATTTGAGTCTGCTTCAAAGATTCGTACCAGTGCAGCCTTTGGTGAGATTATTATTCTTATTGTCTATATTCCAATTTTAACATTGGTGGGTGTTGAAGGGAAAATGTTTCGTCCAATGGCGCAAACAGTTGGGTTTGCTATTTTCGGGGCATTGATTCTCTCGTTAACCTATATCCCCATGATGTGTGCTTTGTTCCTGCCGAAAAAACACAGCGACAAGAAAACGTTGAGCGACCGGATGATTGCGGGACTGCAACGTATTTATGAGCCTTTATTACAGAAAGCCATTCGGCTTAAATACCTGATCGTGAGTTTAACCGTTGCCATTTTTGCTTTGTCGGCCCTCTTTTTTAAGAATATGGGAGGCGAATTTATTCCACAATTGCAGGAAGGTGATTATGCATTCCATTGCATACTTCCCCAAGGGAGCTCACTTTCACAAAGTATCGAAACCTCGATGCAGGCATCCCGGATTATCAAAGAGTTCGATGAAGTGAAGATGGTTGTCGGTAAAACAGGAGCTGCTGAGGTACCAACAGACCCTATGCCACCGGAAGCGACAGATATTATGGTGGTATTGAAGCCTCAAAAAGAGTGGAAGTCGGGCCGTTCTTATGAAGAACTGGGGAGCGCTATTCTGGAGAAGCTAGAAGTAATTCCGGGTGTCTTCTTCGAAAAAAACCAACCTATTCAAATGCGTTTTAATGAACTGATGACGGGTATCCGTCAGGATGTTGCTGTAAAGATCTTCGGTGAAAACATCGATTCGCTGGCCGCTTACGCCAATGTGGTTGCCGCGCAGATTCAATCGGTTCAAGGGGCGACTTCGCCACAAGTGGAGCGCGTATCCGGTCTCCCACAAATCAATATCGTTTATGACCGCACCCGTATTGCAAATTATGGCTTGACAATTCAGGACGTCAATGACGTGGTGAGTACTGCTTTTGCCGGTCGAAGCACGGGACAGATCTATGAAAATGAACGTCGCTTTGATTTGGTCGTCCGGTTAGATACAACGCATCGAAACAGCATTGATGATGTGCGTAATCTGATGATTCCTACAGATACGGGTACGCAGATTCCGCTTTCTCAGGTCGCTGCCATTGATTATAAATTGGGGCCGGCCCAGATCAGCCGCGAAGCGGGTAAAAGAAGAATTGTGATTGGATTTAATGTGGCCGGGCGTGATGTTCAAACCGTCGTAAAAGATATCCAACAACAATTGGCTGCAAATGTAAAACTTCCTGCAGGGTATTATTTCACCTATGGGGGGCAGTTTGAGAATTTACAGAAGGCGAGCTCACGCTTGTTGATTGCTGTGCCAGTTTCCTTATTGCTTATTTTTATGCTGTTGTATTTCACGTTTCATTCCTTTAAGCAGGCGACGCTCATTTTTACTGCAATACCAATGAGTGCTATCGGGGGTGTATTTGCGTTGATGTTGCGCGGCATGCCTTTCAGTATTAGTGCCGGTATCGGTTTTATTGCCTTGTTTGGCGTAGCCGTACTCAATGGTATCGTTTTAATTGGGACATTCAATCAGTTGAAAAAAGAGGGTGTCGATGATATTTTTCAACGTGTTAAAGAGGGTACGTTGACCCGTTTACGTCCTGTACTTATGACTGCGACCGTGGCTTCACTGGGCTTTTTACCGATGGCAATAAGTACAAGTGCCGGCGCTGAAGTTCAGAAACCTTTGGCAACGGTTGTTATTGGCGGATTGGTAACGGCAACTTTCCTGACCTTGTTTGTGCTACCCTTATTGTATATAATTTTTAATTCTAAATTGAATATGAAACGAAGTAGAGGTGCTAAGACCTTTGTTACAGTACTTGTCTTCTCATTTATGGCCTTGGGTTCTGAGGTGTTTGGCCAAGAACGTATTGCTGTGACAAAAGCCGTGGAAACTGCATTGAAGAACAACCGTCAGGTTCAGATCAACCAGGCTGAAATCGTGGGCGCTGGTTTCAATGTTAAGACGGCGACTGAAATCCCCAAGACCGGGATTTTTGCAGAAAATGAAGATTACCGTCCTACGGATAAGGCCGGCTTATTGAAAATTGGTATAACGCAAAGTATTGCCTGGCCTGGACTTTACACTGCGCGTAAGGCGTATTTTAAAGAACAACTAAAATATGCGAACCTAAATACAGATGTATTGAAAACTGCGATTACCAAAGACGTGAGGACAGCCTATTTTCAGCTCTGGTATCTTCAGGATCGACAAAAACTGTATATGGAGTTGGATAGTATCTATACCGCCATGTTCAAAGCAACTGAACTTCGCTTTAGAACGGGTGACGTAGCTGCGCTGGATAAGATCGCGGCTGAAGCAAAGCTGAAGGAGCTGCAGGCACAACTTGTTCAAAACAAAAAGGATATCATTATTCAGCAACAGCAATTGATGATGTTGTTAGATCGTAATGAGTGGATGCTCCCTTTGGATCAGCCCTTGGAGAAGATTGTCGTGGACGCCAGTCCATCAGATGAAACGGCACATCCTTTACTGGTTTTACAGCAGCAAAATGTAAATATCGCTTCATCGAACGTCAGTGTTCAGAAAAATACCAATAAGCCTGAGTTCTCGGGTCGATTTTTCTCCCAACGTGTTTGGGGAGCCAAAGATCCATTATCGGGATTCTCGGTTTCCGCATCTTTTCCGGTCTTTAGCTTAGGCGCCTATAAAAGTAAAGTGAAGGCTGCCAACGCTGAAATGGAAGTTCAACAGCGTAAGTTGGAATATGATACGCAGGTATTCCAGACAAATAAAGGGAATGCACTTGCTGAAATTGACAAGAATAGTGCATTGCTGCAATTTTATGAGTCTTCGGGGTTAAAACAAGCTGATGCAATTATTAAAGCAGCTAGTTTGGGTTATAGAACGGGGGAGATCAATTTTGCTGAATTAAGCCAATTTTTAAGTCAGGCCATTGGCATTCGCCAGAATTATTTAGAAGTTCTCAATCAGTATAATCAATCAGCAATTCAATATAATTACTTCAATAACAAATAAGGCAACAATGAAAGTTTTCATAAAGATATTTATCGTATGTGTAGCCGTTACTGTTTTTTACGGTTGCGGTTCTAATGAGTCGGAGCGTAAAGGTCAACCGGAGGGAAAGGAAGTACCCAAAGCCGAAGCAGAGCATGAGGAAGGGCCGGTTACGGTGGCGGCACTGAGTGCTGCACAAATAAAGGCTGTGGGCATCGTTTTTGGAGGGATTGAAGCGAAGGAACTCACAGCTACCATTAAGGCCAATGGACTTTTGAGTGTGCCCAATAACAATAAAGCGAATGCGACGGCGCTTTATGGTGGTGTCGTAAAGACATTGAACGTACAGTTGGGAGACAATGTGCGTAAGGGACAGGTGATCGCCACGATTACCAACCCGCAGTTTGTACAATTGCAGGAGGAATATGTATCCCTGGCAAGTAAGATTACCTTGGCCGAACAAGAAATGGTAAGGCAACAGGAACTCAATGAAGGCAATGCAGGCGCACGGAAAAATCTGCAGGCCGCAACAGCAGACTTCAACAGTTTAAGGGCCCGAAAGGCTTCTTTGCAACAACAGATCCAATTGATGGGTATTAACCCCAATAGCGTGAATCTGTCCAATATGCGAACTTCACTGGCCGTAACAAGCCCTATCAACGGAACAGTTAGTAATGTTTTTGCGAAAATAGGGAGTTATGTGGATGTCTCTTCTCCAGTGATCGAGATTGTTGACAATAGTCTGTTGCATTTGGATCTGCAGGTATTTGAAAAGGATCTACCTTTGGTTAAAGTTGGACAGCTCATCAACTTTCAGCTGACCAATAATCCGGATAAGACGTATACCGCCAAAGTTTTTACAATTGGATCTTCATTTGAAAATGACAGCAAGACCATCGCTGTACACAGTA
The Sphingobacterium multivorum genome window above contains:
- a CDS encoding alpha-hydroxy acid oxidase, which gives rise to MSQKFIYNTRYPSVEDLKIKAKKRIPKFAFDYLTGGANEELNLARNENDFDNILLKPQYLLASEEIDLSVELFGRRYSAPFGVSPIGLQGLMWPNAPEILAKAAAKNDVPYILSTVSTSSIERIAEVSGGKAWFQLYHPTENRLRDDIIQRLQAVECPVLVVLVDVPAFGLRYREIKSGLSMPPKMSIANILQTFACPTWGIETLRHGIPSFATLKPYMEKGLDLAQLGQFMNRTFTGKVDVEKIKAIRDLWKGPLVLKGIATDEDMQASIALGVDGVIVSNHGGRQLDASESSINSLIHLASNPEYKNKIKIMLDGGIRSGVDLARAHAVGSDFNFMGRPFMYGVGALGNEGGEHTINMFKTHLYQVMKQLSLSKIEDLPQRLQAVL
- a CDS encoding DUF6266 family protein, which translates into the protein MAIVKNGVNGTVSGKAGSVVFVSTKTGNYVRSLPRVRRREPTPEQLLSRKRFKMMRSHISQLKPIINMGYKAYSYPKRAYDVAMSYNLNDALIREGDGFVVDWQKFMIAKGIPNPITSYTLDFDQENQVLQVTWEYDAYLEAKFNTGTYDSFLVLYNAADNGNGYSLVMNDVKNSLMFGKQHVEVPKHGREVKYEVYIFFIESYGGGNTDSLHLGTITI
- a CDS encoding DUF6660 family protein — protein: MRLIVFILIAYIMGLSFVPCSDSNNRCEQTAMERQLNQTHNHNDDASDACSIFCYCNCCSGNITAYVYQFPQIDGVPVSIYFDNRNPVLNTAIVSSYFGSIWQPPKVNA
- a CDS encoding CusA/CzcA family heavy metal efflux RND transporter, with amino-acid sequence MLDHIIKFSIKNKIIIGLMTLLLIIWGAWSATKLPIDAVPDITNNQVQIFTSCPTLAGQEVEQLVTFPIEQSIATVPKIEEIRSISRFGLSVITVVFDDDVDIYFARQLIGERLKEAVDQIPQGIGKPELAPVSTGLGEVYQYIIHPKKGSEKKYNAKDLRTMQDWIVARQLYGTPGIAEVNSFGGELKQYEVAVDPNRLKAMNITIPELFTALEKNNQNTGGAYIDKKPNAYFIRGIGLATSLEDVRNIAIRKSGAIPIYVKDVADVRFGHAVRYGALTYNGEVDAVGGVVMMLKGENSNEVVNRVKEKLPTIQKSLPDDVVIEPYLDRTDLVGRAISTVEKNLIEGALIVIFVLVLFLGNLRAGLIVASAIPLALLFALGLMNVFGVSANLMSLGAIDFGLIVDGAVIVVEATLHHLGLRKSTEKLTQAEMDHEVFESASKIRTSAAFGEIIILIVYIPILTLVGVEGKMFRPMAQTVGFAIFGALILSLTYIPMMCALFLPKKHSDKKTLSDRMIAGLQRIYEPLLQKAIRLKYLIVSLTVAIFALSALFFKNMGGEFIPQLQEGDYAFHCILPQGSSLSQSIETSMQASRIIKEFDEVKMVVGKTGAAEVPTDPMPPEATDIMVVLKPQKEWKSGRSYEELGSAILEKLEVIPGVFFEKNQPIQMRFNELMTGIRQDVAVKIFGENIDSLAAYANVVAAQIQSVQGATSPQVERVSGLPQINIVYDRTRIANYGLTIQDVNDVVSTAFAGRSTGQIYENERRFDLVVRLDTTHRNSIDDVRNLMIPTDTGTQIPLSQVAAIDYKLGPAQISREAGKRRIVIGFNVAGRDVQTVVKDIQQQLAANVKLPAGYYFTYGGQFENLQKASSRLLIAVPVSLLLIFMLLYFTFHSFKQATLIFTAIPMSAIGGVFALMLRGMPFSISAGIGFIALFGVAVLNGIVLIGTFNQLKKEGVDDIFQRVKEGTLTRLRPVLMTATVASLGFLPMAISTSAGAEVQKPLATVVIGGLVTATFLTLFVLPLLYIIFNSKLNMKRSRGAKTFVTVLVFSFMALGSEVFGQERIAVTKAVETALKNNRQVQINQAEIVGAGFNVKTATEIPKTGIFAENEDYRPTDKAGLLKIGITQSIAWPGLYTARKAYFKEQLKYANLNTDVLKTAITKDVRTAYFQLWYLQDRQKLYMELDSIYTAMFKATELRFRTGDVAALDKIAAEAKLKELQAQLVQNKKDIIIQQQQLMMLLDRNEWMLPLDQPLEKIVVDASPSDETAHPLLVLQQQNVNIASSNVSVQKNTNKPEFSGRFFSQRVWGAKDPLSGFSVSASFPVFSLGAYKSKVKAANAEMEVQQRKLEYDTQVFQTNKGNALAEIDKNSALLQFYESSGLKQADAIIKAASLGYRTGEINFAELSQFLSQAIGIRQNYLEVLNQYNQSAIQYNYFNNK
- a CDS encoding efflux RND transporter periplasmic adaptor subunit — its product is MKVFIKIFIVCVAVTVFYGCGSNESERKGQPEGKEVPKAEAEHEEGPVTVAALSAAQIKAVGIVFGGIEAKELTATIKANGLLSVPNNNKANATALYGGVVKTLNVQLGDNVRKGQVIATITNPQFVQLQEEYVSLASKITLAEQEMVRQQELNEGNAGARKNLQAATADFNSLRARKASLQQQIQLMGINPNSVNLSNMRTSLAVTSPINGTVSNVFAKIGSYVDVSSPVIEIVDNSLLHLDLQVFEKDLPLVKVGQLINFQLTNNPDKTYTAKVFTIGSSFENDSKTIAVHSTVVGSKVGLIDGMNITGMIGVKNVRTPAVPNDAIVEADGKYYIFVETNKKPEEHEEGHDDHGHAHDEGEAKHAHKNEQEAGQHGEEQAKNINFEKIEIQKGVSALGYTAITPVTEVPAGTKIVVKGAFFINAKMSNTGGHEH